Proteins co-encoded in one Spirosoma endbachense genomic window:
- a CDS encoding PE-PGRS family protein, with protein MRIVLLVLGTLTVVSCTIGVTPDAGNFSSNPTSTPVTPGQINEASGLADSRTQPGNLWIEQDSGSPAELALLGYDGKLKGKMSIPNTTNIDWEDMTIGPGPQDGKNYIYIADIGDNNAQRPTSVLYRFIEPANLQETIGQVERINYKYPDGPRDAEAFIVDPQTRDTWIISKREEKVHLYRLPYPQDINQVTTLQTYGELPSFGDGLAGYVTSAAISPDGGEILVRTYTGIFYWKRTSGQTVADALQKGTRSLLTSRMEPQGEAICFDKDGKGFFTISELASASSVNLYYYARQ; from the coding sequence ATGCGCATAGTCCTTTTAGTTCTTGGTACACTAACTGTCGTTTCCTGTACTATAGGTGTTACTCCTGATGCGGGTAATTTTAGTAGTAACCCTACATCGACACCTGTTACTCCGGGTCAGATTAACGAAGCATCCGGCCTGGCCGATAGCCGTACTCAACCCGGTAATCTCTGGATTGAACAGGATAGCGGTAGCCCGGCCGAATTAGCTTTGCTGGGGTATGATGGCAAGCTGAAGGGGAAAATGAGTATTCCGAACACGACCAACATCGATTGGGAGGATATGACTATAGGCCCCGGCCCTCAGGATGGGAAAAATTACATATATATTGCCGACATTGGCGACAACAACGCCCAGCGGCCAACCAGCGTGCTATATCGGTTTATCGAACCGGCTAATTTGCAGGAGACAATCGGACAGGTTGAACGGATTAATTACAAATACCCTGACGGACCTCGCGATGCTGAAGCATTCATTGTCGATCCTCAAACCCGTGATACATGGATAATCTCCAAACGGGAAGAAAAAGTCCATCTGTATCGGCTTCCGTATCCACAGGATATTAACCAGGTTACCACACTTCAGACCTATGGCGAGCTGCCATCCTTTGGCGATGGACTGGCGGGCTACGTAACGAGTGCGGCCATTTCGCCCGATGGTGGTGAGATTTTAGTCCGTACATATACCGGTATTTTTTATTGGAAACGTACATCCGGCCAAACTGTCGCTGATGCGTTGCAAAAAGGTACCCGATCGCTATTGACATCGCGCATGGAACCGCAGGGCGAAGCCATTTGCTTCGACAAAGACGGAAAAGGCTTTTTTACCATTAGCGAACTGGCTAGTGCTTCGTCGGTGAATCTATATTACTACGCCAGACAGTAA
- the crtD gene encoding 1-hydroxycarotenoid 3,4-desaturase CrtD, producing MTKKAAVIGAGIAGIASAIRLAVKGYEVDVVEANAYAGGKLSGFEDVTPDGQSYRFDAGPSLFTMPHLVDELFKLAGRNPADYFEYTRLDETCRYFWDDNTRLTAWADLDRFGKEIETVFGEPAMHLHQHLEASARKYAVTEKLFLHRSLHKLSTWFNRDALIGYLNLPRLGVFGTMNGANERRFDHPRLVQLFNRYATYNGSDPYQTPATMNIIPHLEYNIGAFFPKGGMISITNSLLKLAEELGVRFHYNTYVTEIVTKGKLAVAIKFTSQAGRLLNQEIATSNSIGSEVSVVVSNMDIVSTFRKLLPNARQPERILRQPKSSSGLIFYWGIKQQFTELGLHNIVFSTDYRAEFNALFGQNQVPDDPTIYLNCSAKLNPDDAPAGCENWFILLNVPNNTGQDWDAIIARTRQRIVQKLSHMLGTDVSSLIETESILDPRSIEARTSSTQGALYGNSSNSRFAAFLRHANFSRQFKNLYFVGGSVHPGGGIPLCLLSAKIATDLV from the coding sequence GTGACTAAGAAAGCTGCGGTCATTGGGGCCGGAATCGCCGGGATTGCCAGCGCCATCCGATTGGCCGTGAAGGGTTATGAGGTCGATGTAGTCGAGGCTAATGCCTATGCGGGCGGTAAATTGTCTGGTTTCGAAGACGTAACACCCGACGGACAATCGTACCGCTTCGACGCTGGTCCGTCGCTTTTTACGATGCCGCATTTAGTAGATGAACTATTCAAACTCGCTGGCCGAAATCCCGCCGATTATTTTGAGTACACCCGCCTTGACGAGACCTGTCGCTATTTCTGGGATGACAACACGCGCCTGACTGCCTGGGCCGATCTTGATCGATTTGGTAAAGAGATCGAAACCGTATTTGGTGAACCAGCCATGCATTTACACCAGCACTTAGAAGCCAGTGCCCGAAAATATGCGGTAACGGAGAAATTATTTCTGCATCGATCACTCCATAAACTGTCGACCTGGTTCAATCGTGACGCGCTGATTGGTTATCTTAATCTACCCAGACTCGGTGTTTTTGGGACCATGAACGGGGCAAATGAACGTCGGTTTGATCACCCCAGGCTGGTGCAGTTATTTAATCGATACGCTACTTATAACGGTTCAGATCCGTATCAGACGCCAGCAACGATGAATATTATTCCGCATCTGGAATACAACATCGGGGCTTTCTTCCCGAAAGGGGGTATGATTAGTATCACCAATAGTTTGCTGAAACTGGCCGAAGAATTGGGCGTGCGTTTCCACTACAATACTTATGTTACAGAAATTGTAACGAAGGGTAAACTCGCCGTGGCTATTAAATTCACCTCACAGGCTGGTCGCCTTCTGAATCAGGAAATAGCTACTAGCAACTCAATTGGAAGCGAGGTTAGTGTTGTCGTTTCTAATATGGACATTGTCAGTACATTCCGGAAACTCCTGCCGAATGCCCGACAACCTGAGCGAATTCTACGCCAACCTAAATCGAGTTCGGGCTTAATTTTTTATTGGGGTATCAAGCAACAGTTTACCGAACTGGGGTTGCACAATATAGTCTTTAGTACCGATTATCGGGCCGAATTCAATGCCTTATTCGGGCAGAATCAGGTACCCGACGACCCAACCATTTATCTGAACTGTAGCGCGAAACTTAACCCTGATGATGCGCCGGCAGGCTGCGAAAACTGGTTTATCCTGCTAAACGTGCCAAACAACACCGGCCAGGACTGGGATGCTATCATTGCCCGGACCCGACAACGTATTGTGCAGAAACTTAGTCATATGCTGGGCACAGATGTTAGCTCGCTTATTGAAACGGAATCGATACTGGACCCGCGAAGTATTGAAGCCCGAACCTCATCAACGCAGGGCGCCTTATACGGGAATAGCAGCAATAGCCGGTTTGCTGCGTTTTTGCGCCATGCCAATTTCTCCCGGCAGTTTAAGAATCTCTATTTTGTGGGTGGCAGCGTTCATCCGGGAGGTGGTATTCCACTCTGTTTGCTGTCGGCAAAAATCGCAACTGATTTAGTGTAG